The bacterium sequence TAGGGTCATAAAAGGTATACTTTTTCTTCCCAACTCCTTCCAGAAGGGAATATCTATTTCAAATTTAGGCCTGGCAAATCTCTTTATAATAAATAGAAGAGTAAAGAAAAAATATAAAATACTGACAAAGAAATGAATTATGACGAAGCCAACCAGACCATAACCTAAGAGAAGAATTGGGAAACCAAAGATTAAAAGTGAAATATTCTGAATAATACTCAACAAGGCACTATACTCAAGTTTCTGAAATGCCTGAAAGCACCATTTGAACCCATCAGATAGGGCTAAGAAAAAAGTCGACCCTCCCAGGATGTAGATGATTAATTTTGTCTCCGCGGGACAGTTCAATATACCTATTGCCAGATAGCTGATGATAAGTCCAATGATGGATAATCCTAACCTCATCAGGCCAATATTCCCAAGATACTTTCCTGCTCTGGATTCATCTTCTGCTACCTCACGCACGGCTAAAGTGCTTATTCCCAGCTCAGTTGTCATAAAGAATATCGTCACGAATGAGACTGCAAATGCATACTTACCTAATCCTGCATCACCAATTACCCTGGCCAGATAGGCAAATATTAATACCGAGAAAACTCTACATAGGGCATTCCCTAAAAACAAAACACCTGTATTTTTGGCTACTCTTCTTGCTATACCCATTTATAACAGTCCAACATACCTTAATTAT is a genomic window containing:
- a CDS encoding oligosaccharide flippase family protein, coding for MGIARRVAKNTGVLFLGNALCRVFSVLIFAYLARVIGDAGLGKYAFAVSFVTIFFMTTELGISTLAVREVAEDESRAGKYLGNIGLMRLGLSIIGLIISYLAIGILNCPAETKLIIYILGGSTFFLALSDGFKWCFQAFQKLEYSALLSIIQNISLLIFGFPILLLGYGLVGFVIIHFFVSILYFFFTLLFIIKRFARPKFEIDIPFWKELGRKSIPFMTL